In a genomic window of Physeter macrocephalus isolate SW-GA chromosome 14, ASM283717v5, whole genome shotgun sequence:
- the TMEM101 gene encoding transmembrane protein 101 translates to MASKIGSRRWMLQLITQLGSVLLTRCPFWGCFTQLMLYAERAEARRKPDIPVPYLYFDMGAAVLCASFMSFGVKRRWFALGAALQLAISTYAAYIGGYVHYGDWLKVRMYSRTVAIIGGFLVLASGAGELYRRKPRSRSLQSTGQVFLGIYLICVAYSLQHSKEDRLAYLNHLPGGELMIQLFFVLYGVLALAFLSGYYVTLAAQILAVLLPPVMLLIDGNVAYWHNTRRVEFWNQMKLLGESVGIFGAAVILATDG, encoded by the exons ATGGCGTCGAAGATAGGTTCGCGACGGTGGATGCTGCAGCTGATCACGCAGTTGGGTTCGGTGTTGCTCACACGCTGCCCTTTCTGGGGCTGCTTCACCCAGCTCATGCTGTACGCTGAGAGGGCCGAGGCGCGCCG GAAGCCCGACATCCCAGTGCCCTACCTGTACTTCGACATGGGGGCGGCCGTGCTGTGCGCTAGCTTCATGTCCTTTGGAGTGAAGCGGCGCTGGTTCGCTCTGGGGGCCGCACTCCAGCTGGCCATTAGTACCTACGCCGCCTACATCGGGGGCTACGTCCACTACGGGGACTGGCTAAAG GTCCGTATGTACTCTCGCACAGTTGCCATCATCGGTGGCTTTCTTGTTCTGGCCAGCGGTGCTGGGGAGCTGTACCGTCGGAAACCCCGCAGCCGTTCCCTCCAGTCCACCGGCCAGGTCTTCCTGGGCATCTACCTCATCTGCGTG GCCTACTCGCTGCAGCACAGCAAGGAGGACCGGCTGGCGTATCTGAACCATCTCCCAGGAGGGGAGCTGATGATCCAGCTCTTCTTCGTGCTGTATGGCGTCCTGGCCCTGGCTTTCCTGTCAGGCTACTACGTGACCCTGGCTGCCCAGATCTTGGCTGTTCTGCTGCCCCCGGTCATGCTGCTCATTGATGGCAATGTTGCCTACTGGCACAACACGCGGCGTGTTGAGTTCTGGAACCAGATGAAGCTCCTTGGAGAGAGCGTGGGCATCTTTGGGGCCGCCGTCATCCTGGCCACCGACGGCTGA